CAATTCTTTGCCGCCTCACTCACCGGTAAAATGAGCTCCGAAAAAATGCGTAAACTTGGCAACTCTCCATTGTTCAGCCCAGTCTTAAGTTTGTCTATCGAACTCAAAGGATCCCACATATCAAGGAAGCCCAGACGGTTAGCGGCCATACGATGCTCTAACACAAGAGTTTTGACATCGGTAACATTTGACCACTTGTCATCCCCAGTAATCTCCTTCATTTGATCATAGACAACCTTTTCTGCAGCTCCTTTGTCAGCTGTTGAATTAGGTAAAACGAAAAGCCGAGCAAGGCCTTCATGTGGTTTATCTTGGCGAGGCCGTTGACGTTGATTATCTACAGGCTCCCGAACATTATTTATGAATTCAACAATACGTGGATAACAACGATGATTCATCAACTTTGCTGGTTTGGCCCAATCTTCGGGGACTGATGCTGCCAAATCTGTTTTGCCATCAAAATAAATCCGCTGCATGGTGTCACCAATAACCCCAATAACAAATCTAGCACTGTGAAGAGCCTGCACAACCAGCAAAGCATTCATAAGATGTTTGTTGGTATCTTGACTCTCATCGATTAATAGAATGGGAAATTTGTTTACAAGAATGCTCTGCATCATTGGCTTTTCAGCCAGAAATCCAGATGAAATTTTGATAATTTCACTATGGTTCAAAGCATTTCTTTCATAGTTATCGCCGTTGGGGTTGTAGATGAATTCTTTAAATCTATCTAACTGTTCAATCCGTTCACTCTTGACAGCAATCTGCCGCAAACGCTCTGCGGAAGCTTTGGTACCAGCCCGACCTTTGGCTTCCTTCTCACGAATCTCTATAATTTCAACATTAAGATTCACTCTCAACCATTCTCTAATATCATTATGTAGTCCTTTTATAAGTGACCAAGCAAAACTATGAATGGTTGAAACTTCAAAAAGATCATCAAATTCAATACGCCGTTTAATTTCATCACAAGCATTGTTGGTGTAGGTAATAACACCAATCTTTCTACCATGAAGACAGAGCTCATCCCCCCTAACAGTCCTTGCCACCTTGAGGGCTTCAACCAAAGAACGCGTTTTACCAGAACCGGCACCAGCAAAAAGAAAAAAACTCTTAGGTACGTCCGAGGTAAGGCAATCCCTTATCGTTACATCTGCAGGAGCATCAAAGACATCGTCCGGAGACTGCGCTTTACTCATCTTCAACCCTCTCTTTGACAGGAATAGTATTGTTCAGTTTTTGCCGGACATTCAAACGCTCTTGAAGCCACTCAAGGCCATCTCTGATGTAAGCTGGTGGGGCAAGATCTTTTGGATTTTTGGTAAAAAGAAGATCTAAGGCAAACTGAGCTTTGCTGCCAGTTTTCAAAACTTCAAGTAACTCCTGTCCTAAAGTATCCAATGATTTATTCTCATCGATAGCCTTTTTAAATTTCTTTATAAGCCCAAATCCATCATCAATATTTTTAAAAAAATTGATGTTATCGAGAACAAGCGCATCTTCGAATGTAGTTGGTATAGCCTCAATATTTCCGTCCATCAAAATCGGCACTTGATAAGCCACACGAACGGAAAAACCATCCAAAACCATCTCTTTGTATTTGGAGTCTAAGTCAAGCAACTCATCAAGAATCTCTTTATTAGGAAGTTCCTTTCTGATCAATGTATTCCCTGTCTTCATCTCTATATCGCGTACGGGAGGAGCAGATTTACCATCTTTCTGTGAATCCAAATCAGTAATAATAAGAGTGTCTATACCTAATATTTTAATTAAGGGCAGCAAACGGTGAGCGTGACTGCCATTAATTTCAAGCATGGTAATATAATTTTTAGCAAGGTCTTTACAGTGACGGTTGATAAAGTGAGGAACAAGCATCCTTTCTGCTGCCCCTTCAATAAGGATCACGCCATCAGCAAAAAAAAGATCTGCGTGAGTAGCTTTCAGATAGCGCTTAACAAACTTAGCTGTTTGATTTGGATTTCCAAATACTTCTGTTAAGTTAGTAACCGTTGTCGTTGGAATAGCACTACATTTCCCTGCTGGTTGCCGCCTAAAATAGCGAAGGTTAACGAAATCTGTCTCGTGGGCAATATGACTAGAATGCGTGCTTACTATAAGCTGACTAGTCAATTGCCCATCTTCGGGATGCAAAATTTCATGCGCCTTTCGGATAAACACCTGTTGCACTTGGGCGTGAAGATGAGCTTCTGGCTCTTCCAGTAAAACCAAATGAATAGGCTTAGATGGTGTGTTCGTAGATTTTGCCTTACCAACTCTCAAGCGAGCGTCTCGAAAACTAAGTAAATGAAAAACCATGGATATCAAATTTTGGTATCCTAAACCGTTGCAATGCTCTGGCAACCGGCAAGCCGAAGACATCTTCTTGGCCGAGATCACTTCATATTGAACTGCTGAGTCGTGGTGAAGCCCATCAGTTGGCCTTATCTGAGTGGAGAGTGTAATTTTGGGTTCAGTTACACCAGGATAACCAAGCGTTTCAAGTTCACTAAGGGGAGAACTAAACCCCTCCTCTAGTTTTCTATCAAATGCTTCTTGAGCCTTATATATAGCCTCAAGGATTCTGACATCAGTACTATCAACGGCTTCTTCTGGATCAAGATGTTTTTTATAGTATCTATCTAACTGGGTAGACAACCGCTCTTGAAGCTTTGGTGTACTAATATCGTCTTGAGACCTGCTGTTTGGGTCCTGTTGAGGCCATAGCACATCTAATCTGACCAAATCAGTTAATGGATTAAACTCAAGAGGCTCCCTATCATTAGTAATAGATTGAGGCCTTGCTAAACCACATGCCGGTTTTTCCTGCTTTGCAGGGTCCAACAAGTAAGCATTAACCTTGAAATATATAGTTTTTGTCAAATTCTTTTTTAAAAAATCGGTCAGCGATGCAGGCCAAAGATCAAACCCTTTCTCTAGCTCTCCACCAGCCCCCTTCAAAGCTTGCTTAGCCGACTCATGCGCAGATATGTAATCTTTTTTGAGAAGGTCAACCTCCACTGGCTCAAGCTGTAAACGCACCCCAATTCCTTCTTCAGGTTTCCAATCAAGAGCCGGTAGAAAATGGGAGACATGATGAATTTCATTCTCTTCTACATTAAGCCAAACATCGATGGAGGGAAAAAGGTCGGGCCACTGGAAAGGTAGCTCTTTATCATCTTCCTTTTGAAAACTATCTCCAAGCTCATCGATAGCTGCCCAGCGGTCCAAAGGGATATCGTGCATTGAAAACCTAGGCTTTCCACGAGTTGTCAAAAATCGATCTAAAGCGAGGACAGCTGAAGTTTTTCCGCTGTTGTTGGCTCCAACTAACAAAGTTGTTTTTTTTGAGAAATCAACTTTAACAGCACCTAATCTTCGAAAATTTCTAATTTCAATAAAATCAATGTTCACTTGTCCACCTCTACTGTTAACCATCTATAATGGTAGATGAAATCAGCTAAGTTCACCCAAGCACTTACCGCTTTTCAATAAGCATCGACAGCTAACCCAGCATTTGCATAAGCACCACGAGCCTATGAAAGAAATTCATTTATTTGCTCGTTTTAAACGAAAGACCGATAGATTTATTACCCACCCCATAATTCTAAATTTATCAACAGGCCAAAAAGTACATCTAAATTATTATAATATCAACCAGATCACTAATTTAAAGTTAATACTCACTCCACTTTTGCCGATAAATTAAAGAGGAGCATTTTTCGCAGCCAGCGCAACACATCATAAATATTATCGGCAGAAGCTATATACTAACGGACAAGACATGAGAGTGATCTCATGGTGACGCAGGCATCAAAATGAATTACATTTGGACCATATGAAAACCATAATCCTAGGCGACATCCACGGGGACTTCCAAGTCATCAATCATTTGGTTGAAATAGAACAGCCAGATATTATTATCCAATGCGGAGATTTCGGATATTGGCCACGTAAAAACGGATGGCCGCCTAACGACCCACCGTTGAAACTAGGTAATGCAAAACTATATTGGTGTGACGGAAACCACGAAGACCATGAATCCCTTGCTAAGATTGCAAGCTCAGGACAACTTGAGGTTGCACCCAACTGCTTCTATCAGCCTCGCGGATCAATTCTGACGCTACCAGACAACCGGACGGTTCTTTTCTTTGGAGGAGCAGATTCAACGGACAAAAATTCAAAGACTGAAGGGGACAGTTGGTTTTCTGGGAAAATCCCAACAACAGCGAACTTTGAGCGGCTAGATAAGAATCTGCACATAGACATTGTAATCAGTCATACCTGCCCAAAATCATTCGAACTTAGACAAGCAGCACCGTTGGGGTATCGCAAATCTTCATGGCTTGCCAAAGCAGATGACCCGACACGCGATATTCTTGAATCCGTTTTACGACAATACAGCCCAGCACAATGGTTTTTCGGGCACTTCCACATCCATCAAACAGGTAAATTCAAAAACACGGCATGGACAGCTTTAGCGATTCCTATGGAGGATGAAGAGATTTGGTGGGTTGATCTTTAAAACCATCATTTCAATCGATTAAAGCTATACCAAAAGCATATTACTATAAACTCTCCCCTCTCTAGACATACTTATAGACAACCAATGATTCACATGCTAATCACGCTTTTGTTTTCTTAATCATACACATAGCTATCTTAGTCCTGATTTATACTAGATTTATTCTTTTAAAAAAAAGAATCATTTTAGCACACTGAAAGAGAGACAAAAAATGAGACTTGAAGAGAGAATTGTACTTGATGGTGCGGCAGCTGTTGTTATTGACCACGCTATCCGGACTGTGGCCGACGCGCATGCTTCTGATGCAACTACCGATACGAACTCCGCACAGGATTCACATATAGCTCTTGAAGCCAAAGAGACTGTACAAGCCAACGCAGATGCTACCAACACCACAGGCACTCCCGATGTTGCCGCGCTCCTGAATGCTGTCGCTCCCCAAGACAACCTGTCTACAAGCACAGCAACTCCCACCAAAGACCAAATACTCTCTTCAAATTCTAAAAAGAACTCCCAGCCGGAAGAAGATCCGGTTACTGTTCTGGTGGCCTCCAGCGGACTTACTGACGTTAATGACCTGCTTGGCGCTGCCAAGGACAATGTGGTCACCGTAACCTATGACGGTGACTCTGATAGTCCTGACAATATTTTTAATAAAATCGAATCCGCTCTCGACGGCAAACAGGCAGCGTCCATCGGCTTTGCCTCCCACTCCATTGGTTCCGGTTCCATTCACCTTGGCGGAGACTATTCCGTTGATGCCGACACTCTTCTCTCCAATCCTGAAATGAACGAATTCTGGAAGAACGTCGGCTCACTTGTCGAATCAGATGGTCATATAGACCTACTCGGTTGCGGCGTAGCAGAAGGTGAAGTGGGTAAAGATTTCATTAACAAGCTTGAACAAATCACCGGACGCGAAATTGCCGCAAGTATTGATGACACCGGGAATGCAGAATCCGGCGGTAACTGGTTGCTTGAGGATGGAAGCATTAATCTTGCTGAATTATACTTTGACGGTGCTAAACTAAATTCTTTTGACGGGGTGCTTGCTACATCTTCAGTCACTATTGAGCTTGCTTCCGGTGGACCATCGCAAACTTTGTATGACGTTGATGGAGATGGGGCCTATGAAATCGACAGTGCTGAAAAGTTAATCGCTCTGTCTCAGACAACAGATAAAGGACGGGACTGGACCGGTTGTAGTTACGAAATTACTGCCGACATAACATTTGATGCAGACCACAATGCCGTTGACTGGGATGGAGACGGCACCGTTGGAGATGCAGATGATGCTAAGGGTTTTAATCCAATCGGTGATAGCACAAATATTGCCGATATTAATGATAAACCATTCGTCGGCACATTCTATGGAAACGGACATTCCATCAATAACCTGTTCATTAACAGAGACACCGAAGACCTTGTTGGCCTGTTCGGTTCTGCCCAGTTCTCATCAATACAAGACATCAACTTGGTTGATGCCAACGTCCGGGGGCAAAACAACGTCGGAGCTATTGTTGGTCAAACACTTGCTTTTACCATTAAAAACTGCAGCTCTACAGGAACCGTAAGAGGAACTAAGTCTGTAGGGGGCTTGGTTGGTTATCACGCCCAGAACAGTACCATTACCGGCAGCAGCTCATCATGTCTGGTTACCGGAAATTCTTCTGGCGGCTTAGTCGGATCCATAGACACAAGTGATATAACCAAGTCCTTTGCTTCAGGTAACGTTATCGGCGGAAACAGTGTTGGTGGGCTTCTGGGTTACGCATTTTCCGCAAACAATACCATAACCGAGTGCTATGCCACAGGAACGGTCAAAGGCGTCAGCAATGTCGTTGGCGGGTTGGCAGGTCTTTTTAACGGCACCATCAATAATTGCTACGCCACAGGAAATGTGGACGGCAATGAAAACATAGGCGGACTCGTCGGTGAGACCAGAGAAGGTTCAGATGCCTCTATACAGAACAGCTATGCCACCGGGACTGTCACCGGAACATCAAATATCGGCGGGCTGGTAGGTCGTGCCCGAGGAACAAGCACCATAGACAACTCCTACGCAACAGGAGCGATCGATGGAGCAGCTGCAGGCGGACTTGTCGGCAGACTTGCCGACACTATAGCATCAAGTGCCCCCAAAATTACCAACAGCTTTGCCTCCGGCAAGGTAACCGGGTCATCTGGCTTAGGTGGATTAGTTGGTATTATTGAGTATGGAGGATCTGTAGAGAACAGTTCTTCATTTGGTACCGTAGAAGGAACCAACGCTATTGGTGGATTGGTCGGATTTATGAGCGTCAAGACATCACTCACCAACTGTCACGCTACAGGTACAACCAAGGGGAATAACGAGATTGGTGGACTTGTCGGAATGATTGACGGCTCCGCTGCAGAAAACACTTTCATTAAAAACAGTTATGCTACAGGAACTGTGAACGGCAACGACCGGACAGGAGGTTTGATCGGCGACCTCGGCGATCATGTAAATATAAACGATAGTTACGCAACGGGGACAGTCACAGGAAATGACTATACGGGCGGATTTGCAGGTAAAATCTTATCTTCCACAGCAGTGGATAGCTGCTATGCAGCAGGAAGTGTAATAGGAAACGACTACGTTGGAGGCTTTGCAGGACTTCTATCTGGAACCGCAGGAACAGAAGCCAGTATCAGCAACAGCTATGCAACAGGTACAGTCTCAGCAACAAGCTACGTAGGCGGATTAGTCGGCAGGTCAAACGGAAAAATCAACAGCAGCTATGCACTGAGCAGTCAGATAACAGGGCAAAGTTATGTCGGCAGAGTCACGGGACAGAATTCTGGAAGCGGGGTACTGAATAATAACCAAGCCAATGACTCAATGTCTGTTACAGATAACTCCAAAATAACAGTTGTGGGCGGCAATGTTGTTGTAGGAGAAATGATTACCGACAGAGGATCTGCTGGAGAAGACGGCGAAGATTTTTCCGGCAATACATACCAAGCATATCGCCTGTGGGATGAAAACATCTGGTCATTCCCAGCCAACAAAAACCAGAGCCCCACCACCAAAGTAGCTGCAAGTACTTCAGCACACGATATCTATAAAAATTGGGGCACCACAATCTGGAAGATCCCAGCCGACACAACTAAAAATCCCACTCTGAAAAACGCGGGAACTACTGCTGTTAATCCGGGCAATGACCATGGTGCGGGAACTGGTTCCAGTTCAAATGAAGGAAACACCAATTCTCCCGACTACAATCCTTCTGGTCACGATAGTCATAAAGTTACAGATGTTATTCGTGATCCAAATGAACATGACTGGATGCATGAAGTAGATAACGCGCATGCAAACTCAAAATCTCAAAATGAATACCTTTCGGGAAGAGTTCAAAACGACCTCAAAAAACTTGGCGAATTTTGGGATAAAAATGCGCAACCATATCTTGAAAAAGCAAGCGACTATTTTGAGACAGAATTTTCCGAACTAAATTTCAAAAAATCAAAATGGTCTATCCGTGAAAGGTACGCTCTTGATCTATACAAGGCCAACCATAAATATATGGCCCCTACCATAGATTCAGAAATTGAAAATGCTGTAGAAAATTACGTTTCAACCTACAGTCCGGATGAAACCGCAAAAATTGGTGACTACGTTGATGCAGTCCAATACGCGGAAATATCTGAAAGCGTTTACCAGTTAGATGACAACCCCACTATGGGATGGGAACAAATCGGATTTATGGCCTTTGATGAAAGAATCACCAAATCCCATGGCAACAATGTCCTACAATCCAACAACGACGAAATAAGCGCACAAGAAAATCAGGAATTAGAGTACGCACTTGGCCTCGAATACATAAAACTTCAAGCTGATCCCTTACAAAAAGGGGATCACACGAAATATTTTGATCTCCACAAAGACGCACTAATTGGTTCTTTGCAAGGCTTTAAAATGGGGATTTATAAAAAAGATGGGCACATTACTTTAGCTTTCTCTGGAACAGACTCTATGTTTGATGCTGGTGATGTAATGGCTGATATAGCCCCGGATGGTTTCAACCCTCAGCTAAAACTAGCCAATGCCATTGCTGATGTTGTCATTGAAAAATACGGCGAAGATATAACTATCACCGGGCACTCACTAGGAGGATTTTTGACTCAAAAAGTAGTTAAAAATCTTCAAGAAAATGGCAATTCAAAAGTAAGAGGCATTACATTTAACCCAAAATCTGGAGTTGAAGGAACAACAGGTATAAACGTTACCAATTATATTTCTACTGCTGATGGCGCAAATGCGGTCACCGCAAGCCCCCATCCTGTCACTAGAACATTAGGAGTAACAGGCGATCATATAGGTGAAATAAAATATATCAACGGCGGCGGGTTCCATGGAATAGATGCCATATCTCAAAGGATAAAACTGCTTGCCAATGATCAGTTAATGGAAAATGTAATTGATGATTCATCCGAAATTATGAATGATTTTGCAAAAACAAAAGAAGCAAACTCATACAAGATTCTGATGTAGGTGTACCCAAAAGAGTCATGCTAGTCCTATGATATTCCAAGACTATGCCAGTATATCTATAACACATAAAGCAATCTGTTATAGACTACCAATGATTCATATGATAAATCCCTCACTGTTTTCTTAACATTCGACCAAGATATCTTTGTTCTTATTCATAATCGATTAATTCTGACGCCAGTACGGAATTATCTTCGGGATACTAGAGAGAGGGCGGAACATGAGACTGGAAGAGAGAATTGTACTTGATGGTGCGGCTGCAGTTGTGGTTGAGCATGCAGCACAGGCTATGGCTGATGTGCATGTCGTTGACACTGCTAACGATGCAAATGCCGCACAGGATTCACATGCAGCCCATGAGGCTAAGGAGACAGCGCAAGCAGATTCGGGCCCAGCCGACACCGCAGACGCACCTGATGTTGCCGCGCTCCTGAAGGTTGTTGCCCCTCAAGAGAATCAGCCGGTAAATGCTGTTGCTCCTATCAAGGATAAAACAGGCTCCTCTACCGCCGAAAACAACTCCCAGCCGGAAGAAGATCCGGTTACTGTCCTTGTAGCCTCCAGTGGCCTTGCAGATGTTAATGATCTACTAGGTGCCGCAAAGGAAAACGTGGTTACCGTTACCTATGACGGTGACACTGATAATCCTGACGAAATTTTTAATAAAATAGAATCCGCCCTCGACGGCAAACAGGCCGCTTCCATCGGTTTTGCCTCCCATTCTATCGGCTCCGGTTCCATTCATCTGGGCGGAGATTACTCCGTTGATGCCGATACCCTTATTTCTAATCCTGAAATGACCGAATTCTGGAAGAATGTCGGTTCACTTGTCGAACCAGATGGTCATATTGATCTGCTCGGTTGCGGTGTTGCTGATGGAGAAATTGGCAAGGATTTCATTGCCAAACTTGAGCAGGTCACCGGGCGCGAGATTGCCGCAAGTATTGATGATACCGGAAATGCCCAGTCCGGCGGAAACTGGCTGCTTGAGGAAGGCGGGGTTGATCTTGCTGAGTTGTATTTTGATAGCGGGAAGTTGGGGGAATTTGATGGGGTGCTGGCTACTCCTTACATTACAACATCTTTAAGTCATCTTAAGTTTTATGATACAGATAGAGATGGATTTTACGAGATAGATAGTGCTGAAAAATTAATTGCATTGTCTATTACTAATGATCGAAGAGATTGGCAAACTCATAACTTTGAACTCACTAAAGATATTGTGTTTGATTCAGATGAATCAAAAGTAGACTGGAGTGGTGACGGAAGACTAGGTGATGCTGAGGATCTAAAAGGTTTTAAGCCCATTGGGCATCCTTTTGTGGCATTTAACGTTGATTTTGAGGGTAATGGATATTCAATTAAAAATTTATACATCAATCGGCCGACACAAGATTATGTTGGTTTATTTGGGTCTGCTAGTGGTGGGAGCATCGATAATGTGGGATTGATAGATGTTAAAATTACAGGCAACGAATATACAGGTGGTCTAGTTGGAAAATCTGAATCCACAATTACAAATTCTTCCGTTACTGGGAATATTACCGGATCTTCGCATACAGCAGGCTTAGTTGGCGGGGGCGTTGCCTCAATTGCAAATTGCTATTTTACGGGTAATGTTCAGGGGGAACATTATGTTGGAGGATTAATAGGCTATTTGGGGGATAACGTTGGCTCTAGTGCAAAAGTAACAAGTTGTCACGCTTCCGGGAGTGTGACAGGGGTGTCAGCATGTGGTGGATTGATCGGACGGATATATGGTTCCGGAGGTGACTTTACTGTCTCTGATAGCTATTCCTCTGGTTTTGTCTCAAATACCTTACAGAAAATTGGTGGGTTAATTGGAGAAGTTTACTCCGGTGTTGGTGGGAATTTTTTAATCCAAAGTAGTTACTCAACAAGTTTTGTTGATGGTAACACAAGTGTGGGTGGGCTTATTGGTATGATTGGCGGGAAGGGAGATTATAACGTCACTAATACATACGCAAGTGGCAATGTTAAAGGATTCAATTCTGTAGGTGGATTAATTGGGTTCTCATTAGGGGCTAATATACGGTTAAGTTCAGCTTTAAATTCTCAGGTGGAAAATACAAGTAAAGCCGGGACAGGAAGAGTTGTTGGGGCTAACGATAAAGGTTCCATCTTCGGTAATTCAGCTAATTCCTCGATGAGGACAATTGGATGGGACGTTGCTGATGAGGACAAAGGAGCTGACACTCTTGATGGTAAAGATGTCTCCAGTTCTCCATATAATGCGTATAAAGATTGGGATCAAACAATCTGGAAATTCCCTTCTTCGCATGATGCTCATCCTGCTTTAAGGTCAGAAAGGATAGTCCTTCCAACTTCAGAATCAAAACTTGAACCTGAAGTTATTGTTGATCCTGTAAATCCTATTGTTATAAATTCAAATACAGATTTAACAAATACTCAGGAAATTTTTGTAAGAGAAATTAAAAATAAGTGGAATGATAGTATTAAACCATACCTTACTAACATTACAAATAAAATTAATGCTGAGCTATCAAAGGTTTCTTCCTTTTTTGATTATCATGAATTAACTCGTAGTGAAGCAGGGCTTCGATTTGTCAAAGCGGTCTCCAATCCTGAAAATATGGTGGAAATATATAGTTCTCTTGAAGATTACATATCTACATTTTCTCCAGATGAGACAAAAGAAAAGGGGTGGCTTTTTGATTCCATACAATATGCAGAGATGGCGGAAGCTGTTTATTCAAAAGAAAGAAATAACGTCATGGGATGGGATTTAATCAGCAGAGTCGATGAAGAAATTAGTGGTCTTGATGAAAGTGCTAGCTATGCTCACAATTTTAGCT
This sequence is a window from Marinifilum sp. JC120. Protein-coding genes within it:
- a CDS encoding ATP-dependent helicase; amino-acid sequence: MSKAQSPDDVFDAPADVTIRDCLTSDVPKSFFLFAGAGSGKTRSLVEALKVARTVRGDELCLHGRKIGVITYTNNACDEIKRRIEFDDLFEVSTIHSFAWSLIKGLHNDIREWLRVNLNVEIIEIREKEAKGRAGTKASAERLRQIAVKSERIEQLDRFKEFIYNPNGDNYERNALNHSEIIKISSGFLAEKPMMQSILVNKFPILLIDESQDTNKHLMNALLVVQALHSARFVIGVIGDTMQRIYFDGKTDLAASVPEDWAKPAKLMNHRCYPRIVEFINNVREPVDNQRQRPRQDKPHEGLARLFVLPNSTADKGAAEKVVYDQMKEITGDDKWSNVTDVKTLVLEHRMAANRLGFLDMWDPLSSIDKLKTGLNNGELPSLRIFSELILPVSEAAKNCDRFAVGRIVRENSPLLDKDLLKELGSNQLKQLKVANKAVQSLVGLLEENPNVSFFDVLHNIAETNLFLIPDKLKPFSSPIHEKEDEEDDADDETKAWRQFGATPFQQIKAYSQYVKGDAPFDTHHGVKGLEFSRVCVVLDDHDARGFMFSYEKLFGVKEGSPSSIENTRRLFYVTCSRAEESLALIMYSDNPDDVANQVIKHGWFSADEIVLP
- a CDS encoding ATP-dependent endonuclease: MVNSRGGQVNIDFIEIRNFRRLGAVKVDFSKKTTLLVGANNSGKTSAVLALDRFLTTRGKPRFSMHDIPLDRWAAIDELGDSFQKEDDKELPFQWPDLFPSIDVWLNVEENEIHHVSHFLPALDWKPEEGIGVRLQLEPVEVDLLKKDYISAHESAKQALKGAGGELEKGFDLWPASLTDFLKKNLTKTIYFKVNAYLLDPAKQEKPACGLARPQSITNDREPLEFNPLTDLVRLDVLWPQQDPNSRSQDDISTPKLQERLSTQLDRYYKKHLDPEEAVDSTDVRILEAIYKAQEAFDRKLEEGFSSPLSELETLGYPGVTEPKITLSTQIRPTDGLHHDSAVQYEVISAKKMSSACRLPEHCNGLGYQNLISMVFHLLSFRDARLRVGKAKSTNTPSKPIHLVLLEEPEAHLHAQVQQVFIRKAHEILHPEDGQLTSQLIVSTHSSHIAHETDFVNLRYFRRQPAGKCSAIPTTTVTNLTEVFGNPNQTAKFVKRYLKATHADLFFADGVILIEGAAERMLVPHFINRHCKDLAKNYITMLEINGSHAHRLLPLIKILGIDTLIITDLDSQKDGKSAPPVRDIEMKTGNTLIRKELPNKEILDELLDLDSKYKEMVLDGFSVRVAYQVPILMDGNIEAIPTTFEDALVLDNINFFKNIDDGFGLIKKFKKAIDENKSLDTLGQELLEVLKTGSKAQFALDLLFTKNPKDLAPPAYIRDGLEWLQERLNVRQKLNNTIPVKERVEDE
- a CDS encoding metallophosphoesterase; amino-acid sequence: MKTIILGDIHGDFQVINHLVEIEQPDIIIQCGDFGYWPRKNGWPPNDPPLKLGNAKLYWCDGNHEDHESLAKIASSGQLEVAPNCFYQPRGSILTLPDNRTVLFFGGADSTDKNSKTEGDSWFSGKIPTTANFERLDKNLHIDIVISHTCPKSFELRQAAPLGYRKSSWLAKADDPTRDILESVLRQYSPAQWFFGHFHIHQTGKFKNTAWTALAIPMEDEEIWWVDL
- a CDS encoding DUF4347 domain-containing protein, with product MRLEERIVLDGAAAVVIDHAIRTVADAHASDATTDTNSAQDSHIALEAKETVQANADATNTTGTPDVAALLNAVAPQDNLSTSTATPTKDQILSSNSKKNSQPEEDPVTVLVASSGLTDVNDLLGAAKDNVVTVTYDGDSDSPDNIFNKIESALDGKQAASIGFASHSIGSGSIHLGGDYSVDADTLLSNPEMNEFWKNVGSLVESDGHIDLLGCGVAEGEVGKDFINKLEQITGREIAASIDDTGNAESGGNWLLEDGSINLAELYFDGAKLNSFDGVLATSSVTIELASGGPSQTLYDVDGDGAYEIDSAEKLIALSQTTDKGRDWTGCSYEITADITFDADHNAVDWDGDGTVGDADDAKGFNPIGDSTNIADINDKPFVGTFYGNGHSINNLFINRDTEDLVGLFGSAQFSSIQDINLVDANVRGQNNVGAIVGQTLAFTIKNCSSTGTVRGTKSVGGLVGYHAQNSTITGSSSSCLVTGNSSGGLVGSIDTSDITKSFASGNVIGGNSVGGLLGYAFSANNTITECYATGTVKGVSNVVGGLAGLFNGTINNCYATGNVDGNENIGGLVGETREGSDASIQNSYATGTVTGTSNIGGLVGRARGTSTIDNSYATGAIDGAAAGGLVGRLADTIASSAPKITNSFASGKVTGSSGLGGLVGIIEYGGSVENSSSFGTVEGTNAIGGLVGFMSVKTSLTNCHATGTTKGNNEIGGLVGMIDGSAAENTFIKNSYATGTVNGNDRTGGLIGDLGDHVNINDSYATGTVTGNDYTGGFAGKILSSTAVDSCYAAGSVIGNDYVGGFAGLLSGTAGTEASISNSYATGTVSATSYVGGLVGRSNGKINSSYALSSQITGQSYVGRVTGQNSGSGVLNNNQANDSMSVTDNSKITVVGGNVVVGEMITDRGSAGEDGEDFSGNTYQAYRLWDENIWSFPANKNQSPTTKVAASTSAHDIYKNWGTTIWKIPADTTKNPTLKNAGTTAVNPGNDHGAGTGSSSNEGNTNSPDYNPSGHDSHKVTDVIRDPNEHDWMHEVDNAHANSKSQNEYLSGRVQNDLKKLGEFWDKNAQPYLEKASDYFETEFSELNFKKSKWSIRERYALDLYKANHKYMAPTIDSEIENAVENYVSTYSPDETAKIGDYVDAVQYAEISESVYQLDDNPTMGWEQIGFMAFDERITKSHGNNVLQSNNDEISAQENQELEYALGLEYIKLQADPLQKGDHTKYFDLHKDALIGSLQGFKMGIYKKDGHITLAFSGTDSMFDAGDVMADIAPDGFNPQLKLANAIADVVIEKYGEDITITGHSLGGFLTQKVVKNLQENGNSKVRGITFNPKSGVEGTTGINVTNYISTADGANAVTASPHPVTRTLGVTGDHIGEIKYINGGGFHGIDAISQRIKLLANDQLMENVIDDSSEIMNDFAKTKEANSYKILM